The following is a genomic window from Dermatophilaceae bacterium Soc4.6.
TCGTCGTGTCGGTGGTGCGCGAGTCCGGGCCCTTCGTGACCGACGACGACCGCGCCTGGCACGAGGAGGCGCGGGCCGCATGCCGCGCTCAGGGCGTGCCGCTCCTCGGCATGTTCCTCGTGACCCGGCACGTCGTGCGGCCGTTCCCCCTCGCCATGGCCGGCAGGGTCACCGCCTGAGGCCGGGCCCGGAGAGCCCGAGCGGCCACTGCGGCACGGCTACCGCTGGTCGCACACCCTCGTACCAGCGCGCCGCGGCGAGCACCCCGACGTCGTCGAGCCGGCGGCCCCCGACCTGCACGCCGATCGGTCGCCCGTCGGCGGTGAAGCCGCAGTTGACGGTGGCGGCGGGCTGGCCCGACATGTTGTAGGCAGCGGTGAACCCGATGTGAGCCATCCCGTGGTCCTCGTGCCCGGAGGGCATGGGCCACTCCGCGGGAAAGGCGGCGTCGGGCGCGACGGGGCTGAGGACGAGGTCGTAGGCCTCCGTCGCCTGCACGGTGCGCCGCTGGATCTCCAGGATCGAGGCGTAGCAGCGGATCACGTCGGTGCCGCTGGCCGTGGCTCCTCCCTGTGCCCACCGACGAACGAAGGGCAGGAGGCGCTCGCGTCCGTCGGCGGGCAGTGCCTCCACGTCAGCCCACGAGCGCACCCGCCAGAACAGGTCGAGGTCGTGCAGCAGGTGAGGCTCCATCCACGGCGACATGGGCTCGATCCGCGCCCCGGCCGATGCGAACGCGTCGGCGACCATCCCCACCGCCGAGGCGACCTCGGGGTTGACCGCCATTCCGCAGCCAGCGTTCAGCAGGACGCCCACCCGCAGCGCCGAGACGTCGAGCGAGAGGTCGTCCAGCGGCAGGACGGTGGGCGGCAGCGCCGTCCAGTCACGGGGGTCGGGACGCGAGACGACCGACAGCAGCAGGGCCGCGTCGTCGACCGTGCGGGTGAGGGGTCCGGCGACGCGCCCGAGGTACGGCGTGTCGAGCGGCACGCGACCGGCGCTCGGCTTGAGGGTCGCCAGACCGAGCCACGTGCCCGGCAGGCGGATGGACCCTCCGATGTCGGTGCCGACGTGCAGCGGACCGTAGCCCGCCGCTGCCGCCGCCCCCGCACCCGATGACGACCCGCCGGTGGTCCACGCCGGGTCCCACGGGCTGCGGGTGATGCCGTGCCGGCTCGAGACGCCCGACGAGAGCATGCCCCAGTCGGGCATCACGGTCGACCCGAGGACGACGCCACCTGCTTCGGCGATCCGGGCGGCGACGGGGGAGTCGTGCCGGGGCACGACGGGGTCGGCGGCGGCGTGCCCGGCCGACATGGGCACGCCCGCCCGGGCGAGGTTCTCCTTGATGGTCACCGGGATGCCGTCGAGGGGCCCACGCGCCTCGCCGCCGGCCCAGCGTCGCTCGCTGGCGACGGCCTCGGCCCGGGCGCTCTCGCTCGTGCGCACCGAGAAGGCGTTGACGACCGGCTCGCGGGCGTCGACGACCCGCTCGAGGGCCTCGAGCACCTCGACGGGGGACAGGGAGGCCGCGGCGTAGTGGGCTCCCAGCTCTGCGGCGGTCAGGGCCGAGATCTCGTCGTCGCTACTGGCCGTGGCCACGCGGGTTCCTCTCAAAGCGGCCGACGCCGCCTGCGGCAGACGTCGTCGTAGGCGGTGGTCGGTCGCCGTCAGGGGCATCAGCGGGATCAGTGGGATCAGTGGGAGGAGGAGGTCTTCCACAGGTTGATGCCCGCGTCGACCGCGTGCCGGTCGATCTTGTCGAGCTCCTCGGGGGTGAAGTCGAGGTTGGCGGTGGCGCCGACGGAGTCCTCGAGCTGCGCGACACTCGACGCGCCGACGAGCACCGAGGTGACGCGGTGGTCGCGCAGAGCCCAGGCCAGGGCCATCTGCGCGAGCGACTGGCCCCGGGCCTTGGCCATCCGGTTGAGGGCCCGCACGTGCTTGAGGGCCTCGTCGGTCAGCAGTTCGGGGGACAGGGACTTGCCCTGGGCCGCCCGCGACCCGGCCGGGACACCCTTGAGGTACTTGTCGGTGAGCATGCCCTGCGCCAGCGGCGAGAAGGCGATGCAGCCGGTGCCCGTCACCCCGAGCACGTCGAGCAGGTCCTCCTCGATCCAGCGGTTGAGCATCGAGTAGGACGGCTGGTGGATGAGCAGCGGCGTGCCCATCGCGCGCAGGATCTCGACCGCCTCGGCGGTGCGCGGGCCCGAGTAGGACGAGATGCCGACGTACAGCGCCTTGCCCTGCCGCACGGCCGAGTCGAGCGCGCCCATGGTCTCCTCGAGCGGCGTGGTCTCGTCGAAGCGGTGGCTGTAGAAGATGTCGACGTAGTCGAGCCCCATCCGCGTCAGCGACTGGTCGAGCGAGGCGAGGAGGTACTTGCGCGATCCGCCGCCCTGCCCGTAGGGGCCCGGCCACATGTCGTAGCCCGCCTTGCTGCTGATGACCAGCTCGTCGCGGTAGCGCGCGAGGTCCTGGGCGTAGATGGTACCGAAGTTGCGCTCGGCCGACCCGTAGGGCGGGCCGTAGTTGTTGGCCAAGTCGAAGTGCGTCACCCCGAGGTCGAAGGCCCTCCGCACGGTGGCCCGCTGCTGCTCGAGCGAGACGTCGTCACCGAAGTTGTGCCACAGGCCCAGCGAGACGACCGGGAGGTCGAGGCCGCTGCTGCCGCACCGGCGGTAGGGCACGGTGTCGTAGCGCGAGGGAGAGGCCTGGTAGTCGTCGACTCGGAAGGTCATGGGGCCATCCTGCACCTCGGTGCCCACGATCTCACGATGGCGCGTCGCGTCGCGCGGCCGCCTGCTGCTGCTCGAGGGAGGGTACGAGCCCGAAGCCGTCAGCGAGGAGGTCCGCCACCTCGACCACGGACGCCGCGAGCCACGCGCCGTCGTCCTCGCCCGGGTCGACTCCCAGGGTCAGCGGCGCTGCCTGCGCCGAGCCGGCGGGACCAGTCGGTGGCGGCCCGCAGCGCACGACCAGCGGCCGGGGAGAGCGCCGTACGGCGTGGTCGTCGTCGCCGCCGACGACGCACGGCACACCCAGAGCGTCGGCGAGGAGCCGACCCCGTCGCTCGCCCCGCCCGACGTCGGGGTCGACGACGTCGACCCGGCGCGCGAGCCAGGCGCGCACGGGTGCCGGCAGGGCCCACCACTGCGCCGCCACGTCGGCTCGCACGGCGGTGCTAGAGACGGTGAGGGACGAGCGGTCGGGATCGACCCTCACCCACTGCGCCCCGAGCCGCCGGGCCAGCTCCTCGCCGTAGGCGTCGGAGGTGAAGACCCCCTCGACGGCGCCGTCGGCCGGGTCGAGCAGGCTGCGGATGACGCCGGTGTGGTGGTCCCACGCAGCCCCCGACTCGAAGTCGATCTCGGCGTCGTCGACCACCCCGACGATGCGCGCGGTCGGCGCCTCCTCGCGCAGCCAGTCCAGGCGCAGCGTGACCGCGATCGACTCGGTGCTGCCGCCGAGCACCTCGACCGTGACGACGTCGCACCGTGACAGCGCGGCGCGGATGAGGGCGAGATGGCCGGCGTGCGGCGGGTAGAACGTGCCGATGACGAGCCCGTGGTGCAGCCGCGTCGCCGAGGTGCCGGCGACGTGGGACGGCGCTGGCGGGGTCGGGTCGCTCATGCGCACAGTCTGCCCGCCGGGCGGCGGCGTCGCGTGTCCGCATGGCAAGACCGGGGGCTCGCGGGGTGGACCCGCGATGTCCTACGATCGCGGTAGGTCATGAGTGTCAGCGACAAGCCCCGGCTCGCTGACCGGCAACCCTCCACCTGCGGTGGGGTGCCCCGGGTGAAGACCTGGCCGTGCACCCTCCCGGGTTCGCGGCAAGCGCGGGGCCTCGGCTCCCGCACCGTCATCGGTGCGCGTCCTGTCGATGGACCGCCAGGGCCCGCACCGGTGACGGCGATATCGACCGACACCGAAGGAGCTCCATCCTCATGAC
Proteins encoded in this region:
- a CDS encoding amidase, whose product is MATASSDDEISALTAAELGAHYAAASLSPVEVLEALERVVDAREPVVNAFSVRTSESARAEAVASERRWAGGEARGPLDGIPVTIKENLARAGVPMSAGHAAADPVVPRHDSPVAARIAEAGGVVLGSTVMPDWGMLSSGVSSRHGITRSPWDPAWTTGGSSSGAGAAAAAGYGPLHVGTDIGGSIRLPGTWLGLATLKPSAGRVPLDTPYLGRVAGPLTRTVDDAALLLSVVSRPDPRDWTALPPTVLPLDDLSLDVSALRVGVLLNAGCGMAVNPEVASAVGMVADAFASAGARIEPMSPWMEPHLLHDLDLFWRVRSWADVEALPADGRERLLPFVRRWAQGGATASGTDVIRCYASILEIQRRTVQATEAYDLVLSPVAPDAAFPAEWPMPSGHEDHGMAHIGFTAAYNMSGQPAATVNCGFTADGRPIGVQVGGRRLDDVGVLAAARWYEGVRPAVAVPQWPLGLSGPGLRR
- the mgrA gene encoding L-glyceraldehyde 3-phosphate reductase, with amino-acid sequence MTFRVDDYQASPSRYDTVPYRRCGSSGLDLPVVSLGLWHNFGDDVSLEQQRATVRRAFDLGVTHFDLANNYGPPYGSAERNFGTIYAQDLARYRDELVISSKAGYDMWPGPYGQGGGSRKYLLASLDQSLTRMGLDYVDIFYSHRFDETTPLEETMGALDSAVRQGKALYVGISSYSGPRTAEAVEILRAMGTPLLIHQPSYSMLNRWIEEDLLDVLGVTGTGCIAFSPLAQGMLTDKYLKGVPAGSRAAQGKSLSPELLTDEALKHVRALNRMAKARGQSLAQMALAWALRDHRVTSVLVGASSVAQLEDSVGATANLDFTPEELDKIDRHAVDAGINLWKTSSSH